A stretch of the Alnus glutinosa chromosome 6, dhAlnGlut1.1, whole genome shotgun sequence genome encodes the following:
- the LOC133870517 gene encoding glutamyl-tRNA reductase 1, chloroplastic-like, which produces MAVSTTSFAGAKLEAPFLKSSSASSWASPSSHLPILWKRIRSRRALIQRGVRCEVAASNALVQTDKLSALELLKASAADRYTKERSSIVVIGLSVHTTPVEMREKLAIPEAEWPRAIGELCNLNHIEEAAVLSTCNRMEIYLVALSQHRGVKEVTEWMSKTSGIPVSELCQHRFLLYNKDATQHIFEVSAGLDSLVLGEGQILAQVKQVVKVGQGVVGFGRNISGLFKHAITVGKRVRTETNIAAGAVSVSSAAVELALMKLPESSHATAKMLVVGAGKMGKLVIKHLAAKGCTKMVVVNRTEERVAAIREELKGVEIIYKPLTEMLICAAEADVVFTSTASETPLFLKEHVKDLPPVGPEVGGLRRFIDISVPRNVASCITDLENVRVYNVDDLKEVVAANKEDRLRKAMEAQSIIAEESKQFEAWRDSLETVPTIKKLRAYAERIRMAELEKCLSKMGDDIPKKTRKAVEDLSRGIVNKLLHGPMQHLRCDGSDSRTLSETLENMHALNRMFSLDTEISVLEQKIRAKVENQK; this is translated from the exons ATGGCAGTCTCGACGACGAGCTTCGCCGGTGCCAAATTGGAGGCTCCGTTCCTGAAATCTTCGTCGGCGTCGTCGTGGGCCTCGCCTTCTTCTCATCTTCCGATTCTCTGGAAGCGCATTCGGAGCAGAAGAGCTCTAATTCAGAGGGGAGTGAGGTGCGAGGTCGCTGCCTCCAATGCTTTGGTTCAGACCGATAAGCTCTCCGCTCTGGAGCTGCTCAAGGCCTCCGCTGCTGACC GATATACAAAAGAAAGGAGTAGCATTGTGGTAATTGGGCTTAGTGTTCACACTACCCCAGTTGAAATGCGTGAAAAACTTGCCATTCCAGAAGCAGAATGGCCTCGAGCCATTGGGGAGCTGTGTAATTTAAATCATATAGAAGAAGCTGCTGTTCTTAGCACCTGCAATAGAATGGAGATATATCTTGTAGCTCTCTCTCAGCATCGTGGTGTGAAAGAAGTGACTGAATGGATGTCAAAG ACAAGTGGGATCCCTGTTTCAGAACTTTGTCAACATCGGTTTTTGCTTTATAACAAAGACGCTACACAGCATATTTTTGAAGTATCAGCAGGTCTCGATTCTCTTGTCCTTGGAGAAGGTCAGATTCTTGCTCAGGTTAAACAAGTTGTCAAAGTTGGGCAAGGAGTTGTTGGCTTTGGTAGGAACATTAGTGGGTTGTTCAAGCATGCAATCACAGTCGGAAAGCGTGTTAGGACTGAGACTAACATTGCGGCTGGGGCAGTTTCCGTTAGCTCTGCTGCTGTCGAACTGGCCTTAATGAAGCTCCCTGAATCCTCGCATGCTACTGCTAAAATGTTGGTAGTTGGAGCAGGCAAGATGGGGAAGCTTGTGATCAAACACTTAGCAGCAAAAGGTTGCACAAAGATGGTGGTTGTAAATAGAACCGAGGAGAGAGTTGCAGCCATCCGTGAAGAGTTGAAGGGTGTTGAGATAATATACAAACCCCTCACAGAGATGCTGATTTGTGCTGCTGAAGCAGATGTTGTGTTCACTAGCACAGCATCAGAAACCCCACTGTTTTTGAAAGAGCATGTTAAGGACCTTCCCCCTGTTGGTCCTGAAGTTGGGGGTTTGAGGCGCTTCATTGATATTTCTGTTCCTCGTAACGTCGCCTCATGCATCACAGATCTTGAAAATGTGCGAGTTTACAATGTTGACGACCTTAAGGAGGTAGTGGCTGCTAATAAAGAGGATCGCCTTCGGAAAGCAATGGAAGCGCAATCTATTATTGCTGAGGAATCAAAACAATTTGAAGCATGGAGGGATTCTTTGGAGACCGTTCCTACCATTAAGAAATTGAGGGCTTATGCTGAAAGAATCAGAATGGCGGAGCTAGAAAAATGCTTGTCAAAGATGGGTGATGATATTccaaagaaaacaaggaaagctGTGGAGGATCTTAGCCGAGGTATAGTGAACAAGCTCCTTCATGGGCCAATGCAGCATCTGAGATGTGATGGGAGTGACAGCCGGACCCTGAGTGAGACCCTTGAGAATATGCATGCTCTTAATAGAATGTTCAGCCTCGACACAGAGATATCTGTGTTAGAACAGAAGATTCGAGCCAAGGTTGAAAACCAGAAGTAA